The Ipomoea triloba cultivar NCNSP0323 chromosome 14, ASM357664v1 region attttttaaattcctAAGctcataaaaatatcaaatatgtaCTAATTCCAAAAGCGACTGCTAGGACGACCACAGCCTCAACAATCAACATCAGGTTTAGTTCATCTGTCGACATTCACATTTTGATCCGTCGACATtcacatgataaaaataatttttcacgtccattgcgcgaatgagataatgcctaatgtttattattaaattagtattttaaagtatatcaatgcaagaatatataagagatgtttatgcatatgtaattaagtgttgaatttgtttatttaaatcggaaATTCAAAGTTCATgaatacaagataatatatgaaagattgattataattgtcactaaaataaatatttacaattttgtaaaaacgttaatctaaatacttagtctaaaaatgatagtataaataaatattactttttcgtttgaatttctctaagccttttttaattctctttcagGTAGCATTGTTATTGCTTTTATCTTCAGtacttgtttttttaaaaatttatttattggtatttggtaatgtgtcatgtgcaattgagttattgtagtagtatagagggcaacgccatgcaatgagattatgatgtaggaagttgtcgatttgtctcgttgtgtttatatatatatgactaagatcttagttgtactatagACTCTTAATCTTGCAAGCGACTATTGATATTTGACAGTGGTAGTTTTCttcctacatgtttcatgtgctgtgagatgtgtgtcgtacattttcttgtgaaagtattgaacaaaatattaatatttattatatttatagaatGTTAATGAGTAatacattttgttctagttccatagcttgtttacttgatagtaacaataaTAGCTTTGCAGCTAGTTCGAATACTAATGCTGCAATATGTTtagtttcatcaacaatttctatatccattttgcacatgtttagtttgaagttcatatttttggaattagtatgaatgagtataGCACTCAATtttgcgtgtgtgtgtgtgtgtttttttttttttttggtaaatttttttattgattttatactaatcttggagtacTCATGGCTGCCTTTTTatcacaatgcatgcagttaaatagtttttcactttgtgcataaacatttttaaacaatgACTACATcttatataccaattatttttgttgttaagatcgatgttgattttgtctttaatccaaacatgttgattgtagaaaataaaatgaattgtaaatttatattagttctattatatttaaaaaatgcacaataagtattttatataCAAGATTAATAAATGCTACAAAAGTagctatttttcaatttttttttgtaggaaGTGGATAAAATGAATGACGGcagtttttaattttgataacaTTGCTTATGCAAATGATCAATAGTTTGccttaaaaaattttgagagaatGGTTGCGGTGAATGCAAAGAACCCTATGGGCACACAACAGAAAGTTAACGGGCACCACAAATAACTGCAAACTGAAAAATCAGTTCATCTTTTGAATTTGACCTACAATTACGTTAATAAACTTCCTTGTATTTGAATATACGCAAAAAGCTTCCAAAATAAAACCACTACTAGAAAAGACAATAATAACCCCCTAAGACTAGTGCGTACACGcataaccaaaaataaaatcaaaattacaatCAATCTTAGACCATTGAATATTACAATCCAACGTACACAATTAGTCCTCATAATCCTCTACAATGCATTAGTCCTCACCTGAATACATttcttaatacaatatataatgtctacaaatattattatcattaaagaatataagaaaatatatggtggatgtatgtgcatagtaacaataatgTAAAAGATAatagaagttataacggtaggggtatttTTGTTCATAAAAATATACAGTACAAATAttaaagcataatgtacaaaatgattagcactaaaaacatggacataaattagggatataactttgattgagacttattatgtttttagatattaatgattagtaatgaaaaaaaatcttttaaaattttgtaaaaataaatctCTAAACCTTTGTGTTTTGACACaattatacttatatgtgcCACTCCCATATGCGAGGTTGTGGgctcgagtctcagtggaggcagtattgactctttgtacttgttgagaaagtaattatgaacaaatacatatatgtgcatatcaattatttgattcttttttttccAAACGAAATACTTTTTCAAAACTAGAGTAGTTTAACCTATTTTTCAAACTgccaaataccttgtggtctaatggtaCCCGGTTGTACTCCAAAATGGAAGGGAGTGGATTCAAGTCTAGTGGAAGTAATTCAGTAATTTACAATCAAAATCGTCTCACAAATAAAGAATCGTAAAATAAGTTTTTgccattatttatatattatattatatgctacCCGAAGACCATCCATACGCAAACATCATGCAAGCCATGGCTATTCTCAGCTCTCTCTGGTAGGGCATGTTTGCCGTAAGATATTCAATCATCGCCATTGCCGAAGAAAGGCTTAGAGTGTTGGCCACCAAGAAAACAGTGAGGGATGATGAGGAAACCTTCAATTCATCACCggatttgttcttcttcttgtaTATGTAGTCTGGGGGATTGATCCCAGCTTGAAAAGTGACTTGGACTAAGAGCGCCGCTACCACCAGTAGCGCGTTGCGAGCATCGCTCGTGGTGTCCCTCGAGTACTTCAACTTGAAATACTCGATCCAGTCTTCCGGCTTATCATTCGGGAGCTGGTTCGGTAACATATCTGCTCTGTCGCCATCCCTACTCGTGTTTCCCATCTCCACCGATGCCATATTTGTTTCCCAGGGATTTCAAAACATGCATATAATCCATGCCCTGTATATATAGGCCTTGTTTAGTAAATGGctgttaactttttttttttttgaaaattaaatagttGTTAAGGGTTGATagttatttgatataatttttttttcaaaaagttaattgaaaaagttattttttgaattttagcattttggagttacaatttagtactactaactctgttatcTGTTCATaggctactttctcaacatgcttctgttcatagctactttctcaacctactgaagcacaaagagtcaacggaagttacaaaaagttttaactaaacatttatattaatttttaactaagtcaaatagctaatagtggtcaaataagtcaaaattaaatgataaataCTAGTTTGGAACAATAAGGTACTATGTCATTCACTCATTCCTAACCAACCAAAATCCACATTGACCTGTTGACTTTCCTATCCTCCAAGTCTAGCCATAGAATGATAAAATATCTACAAATTGCAAAATCCACTGCTAGGAGTGCTAGCACGACCACAGCCTCAACTCCACATTtaatttagggtgcgtttggttcacacatgggaatcggaatcggaatgggtatcaaatacttggtaattgtaatggattttggtgaaagtatttagcatgtttggtagtttggtggaatgagaatgattattaatagttgaagaagaaaggaggaagggagatgaaacccttatttaataagggtataggttttgtcattaatggggtattccaaacccataatagcattcacaaaacctatcaaccaaacacaagctatcactttcatacccattccttatgtctaaacccaccaaccaaacacacccttagttatGACTTTcacatttataatttatgattatgataaaatttatatttatttctaaaaaagtaattttagtCTCATGATTATTGTTGTATTGcacatttataaattatatactatggaccatagtccataaatcatgaataaatgtTCATGAAGGTTTCTTTTGTGTACCAAAAATAATGAACCTGcaataaaaaatgaacattcaatgtataaaaaatgaatattatgtcatggtccatagtataatcaTTGGTATACAGCAAATTATAACATAAATCTTGGTCTACCTTGCATCGTAGATTATAATCCAAAATAACATTCACATTGAAGtaggtatataatatgttaactacatgtacataatttattatattaactatAAATGCATAATATGCTAAGTTGTTAActgcaaatacataatatgttaattgtagtatacacaatttattaattgaatatacataatatgttaactgtaatctataggcacataatttaAATGTCGTTATGAACTATGGTCCGCAATGCAAAATAGACCATGATCCATAGTATAAAAATTGTTGGTATACCTAGTACCTACCCAATAGTGAGAAACTGAGACAGAAAAATGTTGGGTAACCATATGCTATAGACCTGAGAGATTGATTATGGCTTGTTTGTTATGCCTAAAAGGgagatgagaactgaatgaattgtattgaatgagatGATTCAAATATACAATGAGAGAATCATATACAGATTTAcagggatatatataatgagatcATATACAGATTAcagggatatatataatgagagaatctcaGGCAGACTAGAATAGAGAATCACAGGAAGCCTGGAATGGAAGTCATAATCTAACTCAAATACATGCGTTCTAAGTTGTAAGTTGTTTCTATATTCTtcttataaaaaattttctaatttctaTTCTTTTTCTGTTTTCCTAGCAGAAGCCTAGGATTTGGGAAGCTCAGTGACAGTAATTGGTATATATAAAAGGTAATTTCAATATGGGAAACACCTTCCTATATTGCAATGCATTGTATCCCTAAAAGAGTTACATACAATAACAAAACTGACCAACATGTTCACTACTAGAAACCACTATTACTttgtaaaattgaaaatataatgcttatattagaaaatgtattttttttaaacaaacgAAAAGGAGTATATTAATTAACGGTTCAGAACATGATCGATGAAAGGAAAAGGGACCAAAAAGCAATTCGAACAGTGACAAGGCTTCCCTAGCTAACAAGTGGATAACCCTATTCGCAAAAGTAAGTATccaaataaaaactaaaaaacaaatgaaataaaatcCTGTATAAGCAGAGAATATACCGTGACAGTGgatcaatttggaagaaaatgatgtttgtaTTATGCCATGTTCAAGCAAAAGTCATACTGAATGTCTGAATGACTGCTATCTATAAAATGGCTTACAAGCAGGAATGTATTACTTATATGATGCCATTAAATCCTTAAAGTGAGCCAGGAGTTCATCAACTGTCATGACTTTGTGATCAGGAATGTCTCTCACTCGGACGCTAACCTGATAAAAATCAAGGAAAGAGGCATGAAATTTAGTTCTAGTCGTTGAAGACAATATACAATTAGGATGATAAGTGCAGATCAAGATACTTTTAGATACAAGTGTTGTAACAAGATCAAGAGTAACAAAAGATCATGCCAAACACGAGCAAGAGCAATACTGCCACCAAGCCAAAACTGTGAACCATAGttattccttcaatttttctcatATACCATCTCAATGACTTTCACTTTTCTGCCTTCACTTTTGATTTTCTACCTCCCAAAAGAAATGgagattataacttaattcaaTTTAGATGTTACACCATAGGAGGGCAGGACAAATTGATGGGTCCTTGTAAGCATTAATAGATTCATAATGcattttgtatttcttttttttttttccaagtttTTAGTTAACCTGTGGTTCTTGTTGAAGCACAGTTTTTGTTCAAGACAAATACTCCAGCCACAGGTTCAAACAAGTTAGATGCACTtccaatatttttttcataccATACCATTTATCTAATGAGTCAGTCAACCTGGGGTTCAGTTCAAATTCTGTTTCTTTTTATGACATGTCAAATGAAAAGAGTAGGCATCACAAAACAGAGAGCTTTgctttcagataaagtttgttcGCCCAGCATCTGACAGCCTATTCAATATAAAGGCATTTCTGAAATGCTTTGATGGggaaattcttgaaaaagaaggGTTCCCTTCATATCTTACCTAAAAAGCCGTAAATGAGTCTTGTGATAATATGCTAGCTTAAAGTCAATTGTGATGACTAACCACCATCTTGGAAGAAATAGCAAAAATGGCATTGTGAgtagctattttgtggtacaaatatatgtgaagTCCACTTCCGAATTGGATTAGGGTCAAAGTGAATTCGGATGCTTTGTGGTAAGGCAAAGAGATTGATAATTGTACGCTCAAGACGGATAATGAgcgaatgagaaattgattctcaaagtaaacccctttaagttgaaaaatgaaagtggaaaaacttaaaacaaacacttgtcccacattgaaaaagcAAAGGGGTTTACACCACTATATATTCACGAGCCTTTTAGAAGGAGGTTGAATTGTAGCGGGCAGGGAGGGGGGTTCATATCAAATCCCAACTTTCGAAAATATTTTACTATTCGGTTCTTGACTGGTTTTTAACCAGTATTAATGTCAtgttaaatgttatttaatcCATGTCTCCTATATATACCTTGGATGTAGCAGGTGATTTTCaagatatgaaaaaaaaaaaaaacattagctTTCTCTCTCAAAACCTtgctcatcttcttcctcaacctCTGTATTCTAAACCTGTTCTACTTCGCGCGGGCTCACTTGTTTGAGTGTTCAAACATggtcgtagtacgttttatcctggaaaacctaggctacaacacTCCTAGTACCTTTGGGATGGATATAGCAAATAAAGTTTTAAGGAGAGTGTTTTGCTCAACTCGTACTATTCCTCAACCTTTCATCCTTGTGCTtgtatttttctaaaaataatctttCGTAGGATTATTTCGTTACACACCATACCAAGATgtgaaaagtgaaatttaaatgcCTAGACTATTTCTACAAGGTTAAGTTAGTTCTAAAGGATCAAGAGGCACATGCTTATACCACCATTAAGTTTCTGAACCTTGAGCAGTGTCTTCTAATTAATACTCCCCTTATCAAATATAGATTTAACGACGAGTTAATACCAGCCGGGATCCTCAGAGTATAGTGGCACCAGCacgtttagttctaaacttttCATTTAACCATCagtggtccttcaactttcaaaattaatCACTCGTGAATCGTGATCCTTCCGTTAGTTTAAGTAAGGGCAAAGTTAAGACTAAGGATggttaaaaatgtgaaagttgaaggatcagggtggttaacttgaaagttgaaggatcacgGGTGTTtaattgaaagttgaagaacCACATGTGATTAAATTTAGGACTAAACTTGACAATACCTCTATACTCAAAGGACactggtattaactcatttaacAACAGTGACTTATTGTCAAGATATTACTAGTTAGCACATGCGTCCACATGCCATTAGATCGTAAAAGGAATGTACATATGCAGTCATGTAGAACAGAATGtgttatttgtaaattaatatggATCAAGACAAAAGCAAAGAGTAGAAGCCATACCTCTCCAGTAGTTGCTTCCTTTTCACCAACCACTAATATGTAATTGTACTGTGCAACCTGAGCTTCCCGTACCTGTAGCAATCCAGAATGTCAGTAATCCAAATCAAGAAATAGAATAGGAACTGAGCAAATGTAAACTCAATCACACATCAAATTACAGTTCGAGTGTTTcatgcaaaataaaataaaccctatttcataaatgtaaatatagtatatatgttAGTTCTTTACTCACTTTTTTCTGGATTGTCCTGTCAGATGTATCAACATCAACATGAAAACCCGCTTCATGAATCCGATCACGCAGCTAATCACACATAAGAGAAGATACATAATTATCACCAAGATTTAAATTGCAACAGAGAATATAGCAGTCACTCCAATGAGATAGATATGAGATGTGATAAATTTACCATTAGAAAAAGAACAACCAAACTACATTATGAGAAACAACAAGATAGAAAAGCAAATCTGCTCTATACAAACCTCCATGCCATATGCTTGAGATTTGTCAGATACAGGGCAGACCATTGCCTGACGTGGACTTAGCCAGAAAGGCCACTTCCCCTTGAAGTGCTCCAAAAGTATAGCAAACATGCGTTCAACAGAACCAAGGATAGCTCTATGTATCATAACTGGTCTCTCCCTCTTACTCTCATCTTCTGCTGAATAAGATAAGTTGAAGCGCTGAGGAAGTTGAAAGTCCAACTGAAAAACattgtgaaaaaaatatttacaaaatgtgACAATTTGCAGTTTAGTAGTTAAAAAGATATGAaaaaaagcatatttaagaatatcaatattttgtaataagcGTGACAGTAAAAATGTCAATAGAGATAAACAAAAACCAAGAGAAGCTGAAGCAGAAAAACCTGTAATGTTGCACATTGGAATTTCCTCTTCATTGCATCACAAACACTAATATCAATTTTTGGCCCATAAAATGCTCCATCACCCTCATTTATCTGATAGAATCAAGTTTAAGGTGAGTGGCAAGAtacaaaagaaaggaaaaacaaaTAAGTGCCCAATGAGAAACAATCTTCAAGACTTTAACATAGCAAAGTACAACAGTAAGGAATTTTTACagtaatattgtcaaatgactATTGCATTAACAATCAAAAATGAGTAATTATGTGAGATATGAAATGCTAGAGAAAATTATCCacaaaaatttgacaaatttaacCAGATTCTACAGAACGGTATCAGCTAACATGAAATTTGATTTTCTGAAGGTATGCATGAATAAATAATAGCAGTATATAATCTGTTATAGGATACAGGATACTGATGATCCACCTATACATAATCAATGTAGACCAAGACTCAGCAAAAGGAATATTGATCAAGgccatttatttttaatacaaaatagcATAGGGCTTTTTAAAAAGTCAATAACTAAAGTGAGAGTGCAACCTAGGAACTTATAACAGAAAATACCATTTGATCATGCAAGAAATACagaggaaaaaatgaaaaataatgaaacaaaCCAAAAATTACCATCACTTCAAATACTATTTTAATGTTAAATAATTTACAGGCAAAAATGTAGTTGCTACCATAGGGCATTTAAAAAAGTCAATAACTAAAGTTAAGGACAACTGCATACAACTTTACTAGGCAAAGAAGCACAAAACATCAATGCATTAATTCAAAGGATAAGATTTTAATGGCAAACCTCCCAGGGCTTCCCAAATTCATTGAGTGCATCTGTAAGAGCGGCTTCAGCCTTTTCCCATGTTTCCAAGTCCCCAAGATATTTTTCTGGTCTCTGGAATTGAACTCAAAGGTCAATTCTTGTGGTTGTACCAAAGTGATCAACATTTACATGTAAGAAAAGAAGTGAAAACCATACTGTAGATAACTTCAGATCATAGGTGAAGCCAAATATCTCGTAGACATGATTGATGAATTCTAATCCACCTTTGACTTCGTCCTTGATCTGTAACAGCAAAATAGGTTAAAGAATTTTGTAATTTCCAAAGATTGAAGCTAAAATGCTAAATATCCACGCTCCTTACTCACCTGTGACTCCCTGCAGAAGATGTGAGCATCATCCTGCAAATGTGTAGAGTTAGAACATAGTAGCATCAGAACAGACATGTTAGAGCACTAAAAGACGAAAGAAAGAgaggaaaataatttttctaaaatatgagcaattagggtctcaaacaaGCCCCCAAACTATTATGGGaaatgcaattagaccattgaactataaaaaataaataaataaataaagaagtttCAAAAACCATCAAacttgagaagaaaaaaaatgcaattcaccCCTTTTTACCTATTATTAGTCTATTACCCATAAACTTCTTATTAGGATGCCAACTCAGAGAATATGGCAGGTTAATGTTAAAATGGATTATCTTACATGCCATCCTAGATTCCTAGGTGTACATTTTAACCTTCAAAAGCTTAAATGacatgttaataataataataataatagcatcatcatcatcattattattatttaacacAGAAATTCCAGATCCTCCATCATCAAGAACACAGCAAGCACTGCCGCCATATCAGAAACTCCAGACCACTTTTGTCAAGAGGTCTGGAAGAGAAATCAATCTCAATTTCTCTTCCAGACCTCTTCATCCATATCTGGACGAAGAGAAGAAGCACTGTCATGACAGCGccaacattaaaattaaaaataaaaacaaacaacaaacaaacaagcaagCAAACACACATCTCTGAGACTGGAGGCCCAAGGGCCAATCCTCCATCGTCTAAGAGGAAGGAAGAAGGGAGATCCTTATCAAAAGAAAGAGATGAAGAAGTTTGgttttaacaataataataacaacaacaataataatgatattgataacattattgttgttattgttactaCATCAGATGATGAGTGATGTAAAATCAATAAAAACAGTCCAATATCAGTTTAGAAAGGCAACTTGTTGATTACAGGTAAAAGGGGGCCAATTGCTAGTtgaatggcctaattgcatttcccaaatagttcaagggtttatttgacccttatcccaaaTTATGAAACAACCATTTCATGCTGCTCTGGTCAGGAAGAAGCTCAGTCAAGATAGCAAAGCCCTAAATGTGAAATAAAAGCGCCCTCTCCCTCAAAAGAAACATAGAAATTACCTGCTGAAATCTTCTGACACGTGTTAATCCAGTAAGTGCACCACTGGCTTCATTTCTATGCAGAACACCGAAGTCTGCTAGCCTAAGTGGCAATTCTGCATGGTTCAACAATTGGTAAATCTTTCAGTTCCATATGCATAGCACTTAAAAGTACAGTAAAAGGCATTTTAAAGAAAGCTTAATTCTTAAAACATATAAGCTAAGAGAAAGCtcattataagttataacataTACACTAATTGCAAGGACGAT contains the following coding sequences:
- the LOC116004785 gene encoding uncharacterized protein LOC116004785, producing MASVEMGNTSRDGDRADMLPNQLPNDKPEDWIEYFKLKYSRDTTSDARNALLVVAALLVQVTFQAGINPPDYIYKKKNKSGDELKVSSSSLTVFLVANTLSLSSAMAMIEYLTANMPYQRELRIAMACMMFAYGWSSGSI